GCCACGCCAGCATCGATGCCGCCGAACACAATCTGGATGCGCTCGGTTGGGTCGTGCCCAACGCCGCGCTCGGGCAATGTTTATTGCAACGGCTTGCGCAAACGCCGGCGATTGAATGTCTGGCGCCGGTGGACGTAGAGCACCTGCGAGCGGGCGCAGACGGATTCACGGTGGCCACGTCGCGCGGCAGCTTCCATGCTGGCCTGGTGATTCTGGCCGACGGTGCTGAACACAGCGCGCTGAAGCAATCCCTTGGCCTTGCCACCACCCACACGCGCTATCAACAGCAAGCGGTGATTGCCAATGTGCAAACCGAGTTGCCGCATCAGGGCCGTGCGTTCGAACGCTTTACCGATTGGGGGCCGATGGCATTGCTGCCACTGGCGGGCAGCCACGAGGCCGCACTGGTGTGGACGCTGAACGATGCACAAGCCGACATAGCGACCGCCGATGACAACGAATTTTTAGCCCGCTTGCAGTCGCGTTTTGGCGACCGGCTGGGCCGGTTTGTGCGCGTGGGCAAACGCGATAGTTATCCATTGGCGTTGGTGCAAGCGCGCGAGCAAGTGCGCTCGCATCTGGTGTTGCTGGGCAATGCGGCGCATTTTTTACACCCGGTGGCGGGCCAGGGTTTCAATCTGTCGGTGCGCGATATCCACTGCCTGGCACAGGTGCTGGCTGAGAGCAACGAGCCCTTGGGTTCGCTTGCGCAGCTCGAGCACTACCTGGCGCTGCGGCAAAAAGACCAATGGCTCACCACCGAATACAGTCATCAGCTGGTGCAATGGTTTTCTAGCAGCGATTGGCTCAATGTGTTGCCGCGCCAGTTGGGCCTGATGCTGATTCAGGCACTGCCCGCACTCAAGCACGGCATTGCCCAGCAATCGCTGGGTCGCAGTCTTATTAACCGGCCCACGGGGCCCGTGGGTGAACGCGCTTTATGACCGAAACTAATAGGCGAAATGCCGATATTGCCGTGGTGGGTGCGGGCCTCGTGGGTGCGCTGTTCGCATTGCTGCACGCGCGCCGGCATCCGCAGCAACAGGTGCTGTTGTTGGAAGCGGGGGCGGATACCGCGCACTTTGATGCCGGCGGCTTTGACCCCCGGGTGGTGGCGCTGACGCAAGCGTCGGTGAATTTATTGGACGAGGCCGGCATCTGGCAGAAAGTGCTGACCGCGCGCGCCTGCGCCTATACCGCCATGGATGTGTGGGATGCCGAAGGCACCGGCGACATCCAGTTTTTTGCCGACGATGTGCATCAGCCGCAGCTGGGTTTTATTGTGGAAAACAGCCTGTTGTTATCGCACCTGCATCAGGCCATAAGCTATACGCCCAATATCCAACTGCAATTAAACGCGCGGGTAAAACAGCTGTTGTTGCCTGCGGCGGATGCAAACGGTGATGCGACTTTGTTGCTGGCATCGGGTGAAACGCTCCGCGTGCAATTGATTGTGGCCGCCGATGGTGCCCGCTCAAGTCTGCGTGAATTGGCTGGCCTTGCCACGCGCGAATGGGATTACGGTCACGACGCCATCGTAACCACCATCCGCACGCAAAAACCGCACGACTTTGTGGCGCGTCAACGCTTTATGCGCTCGGGGCCGTTGGCGTTTCTGCCGTTACAAGCCAGTGCGCAGGCGGCCGCGCAAGAATTTCATTGTTCGATTGTCTGGTCGGCAGAAACCCCTTTGGCCAAACAGCTGATGCAACTCGGTGATGACGAATTTTGTGATTCACTCACGCGCGCGTCCGAGGCGTGTTTAGGTCAGGTAGTGCACGCCGACAAACGGTTTGCCATTCCCTTGCGCCAGCGCCACGCCGTGGATTATATCCGGCCGGGTTTTGCCCTGATTGGCGACGCGGCACACACCATTCACCCGCTCGCTGGCCAGGGCGTGAACCTGGGTATCAAAGATGTGGCGGCATTATTAACTGAATTGGATCGCGCGTCTGCACGCGGTCTGGCGCTTGGCCATGGCGCCACGCTGCGCCGTTACCAGCGCGCCCGCAAGGCCGACAATCTGGCTACCATGGCGGCGATGGAAGGCTTCAAACAATTATTCGGTGCCGATCATCACTTGTTGCGCTGGTTGCGCAATGAAGGATTGAAGCTGGCAAACCGTTCCGGCCTCGTGAAGCGGGAAATGATTAAACAGGCAATGGGATTGTGATGATGAAATATGCACAGGCTGTGTTGGTTACGTTCATGCTGGGTGCCTGTACGGCCAATGTGGACCTGGACTGCGATGCGGCAGAAACCCTGTCGCGCGAATGGGGCGAGGGCCTGACGGCGGTGGTAGCGGAAGGCGAAGGGGAACCGCGCAGTGTGGGAAGCTACAGCGTACGCGTGTATGAAGCTAGAAATGGCGAAAACGATCGCGACTTTTTTGTCACCGGCCTGATCTTCGCGCGCGACGGGTTTTTAGTGGATCTGGATCTCGTGGATATCGACGGCGACCAGAACCCGGATCTGATTGTGAGTTTTGAAAGCGCCGGTTCCGGCAGCTACCTCACCGCCCACGCCTGGCGCCTGTTGGACAATAAACTCAGCTCGGTCGCCATGGTCGAAGGCTTGGCGCCCGGCACCGACGTCACCCAGGCACTGATCGCGCAAGTGGCGTCCCTGAATGCGCTGGAACCTGAATAACAGACGTTAGCGGAAGGACCCATGAGTCTCGATATACAACTAGTTGATTACCACAACGCACAACAGGCCGCCGATCTGGTTGCCCTGCTCAATGCTTATGCCCGGGATCCGATGGGTGGCGGTGAAGCGTTGAGCGATTACACCCAGCAGCATCTGATTGAGCAGTTACGCGCGACGCCCAATGCACTCAGTCTGATTGCCTACCTCGACAACGAAGCCGTGGGCCTGCTCAACGCATTCCAGTCCCTGTCAACGTTTGCCGCCAAACCCCTGTTCAATATCCACGACCTGGCGGTGACACCCTCGGCCCGGGGCCAGGGCGTTGCCAGCGCGCTGATGGGCAAACTCGAAAATATCGCCCGCGCTCGCGGCGCCTGCAAAATCACGCTCGAAGTACTGAGCGGTAACCTCACGGCCAAAGCGCTGTATGAACGGCAAGGTTTTAAAAGCTACCAGCTGGACCCTGCTATGGGTCAGGCCGAGTTTTTGCAGAAATACCTGTAGTTCACTTCTGATCAAATAATCGCCAGGTTGGTTGTTTGTTGATGCTGTCGGCCCGCTGGCGGCCGTCTGGCGTCACCGACAAGGGCCTGAATCGGGCAAATTTCCTCCCAACGGAGACGAGGTCACTATGATTGTGAAAAAACTGAGAGAGCAACGTTCCTGGTCACAGGAGCAACTGGCTCAGATGGCAGGTGTAAGCCTGCGCACCATTCAGCGGGTAGAGGCGGGCAACAAAGCCAGCCTGGAAACCCTCAAAAGCCTCGCCGCCGTGTTTGAAGTTGAGATCACCAAACTGACGGAGGAAATCATCGTGATCGATAAAGATTCAACCACCTGGCAAGCGGAACCCTGGTATATCCGGTTTTTTCTGTACGGCATATGCCGCCGCAGCCATATGTTGGCCATCGAGGTCATTGCGCTGGTGGCGGGTATCGTATTGTTGTTCCTGGGTGCCGAGCCCTTGTCGGTGGCCTTGCCACTGTTGGCCGCCTATTCCAATGCCAAGCTGTTGGCCTATATCGACCAGCGCGCGCACTGGTGAGGGGGCCGCATGGATTTTATTACCACTTTGACGGCGGACGCCGGTCCGCTAGGGTGGGCTGTGTTAATTCCAGGCGTGGTACTGCTCTGGTTTTTGCCGGCGTTGCTGGCCCTGGCTTTTAATCCCAGTCAGGCCAGGCTCATCGCGCTGGCCTGTGTGCCGGCGGGACTTTCCTTTGTGGCCTGGGGTGCACTGTTCGTGTGGGCGATCACCGGGCGAGTGGCTGACCGCTTCCTGCAGCGCACCACACGCTGAAGGTGACTGGTATACGCCAGCCTGCGTTTACCCCACCGAACCATCCCACCTTTTGCATCCGGCAGAGGTGGGATTTTCCATCTCAGCGCCACGGATTTCGGGATCAGCCGGTGTGTACCGCAACGCCATTGGCATCAAACACGGACACATTCACGGCAAAACCCTGACGCACGCTCTGGGTGACCACACAGAAGTTCTCAAATTGCGACAGCGCCCGTTCCAGGTGCGGAATATCGCCTGCATCGACGCCCAACTGCAGATTCACATCCAGATGATCCACCCGCCAGCGACCATCCTGGCGTGCAAGGTAGCCCTCGACTGTCGCGCTGACCTGTCCAGGGTCTTCTTTGAATTTCCTGATCGCAAACGTGAGGCTGGCGGCCAGGCAATTGGCTGCCGCCGCTGCCAGCAAGCGGGCGGGATTGGGTCCGCTGTTCGCACCCAGGGGTTCGGGTTCATCTGTCAGCAGCGTGCCGGCATCGCCAAAGTCCACCTCGAACCGATAGCCATCGAGCAGTTTCAGGGAAATACTGAAAGGTTCCTGCGCGTTCATAATTGTTCCTGTTGACGGGTTGTTGTCTCAATAATATTAGATTTAACTAATATTTCTTTGCGCTGAATCAAGACCCCACACCGACGGCCGCTGGCTGAACGTTTAAGAGGTACTCACGGCCTCGATTAAGAAAACGATCGCTTCTCCCGGCGGATTCACCCCGATTTGGTCGAAAAACAAACAATTTCAACCCTGTCGTACCACTGGCGGCCCATTGGCGTCACCGACATTGGCATTTCTGCGCCAAATTGTTGCTCAACGGAGACGGGCCCGCTGTGATTTTTCAGGCAGCGCGACATTGCCCGCTTCCGACAATGCAATCGAGATCACCCGACGGATGGAGGACATTTTTGTGATCAATAAAGAGTCGACCTATTGGCAGGCGGAACCCCGTTTCATTCGCATTTTGTTGCTGGGCGTTTGCCGGCGCAGTCATATGCTGGCCATTGAACTGATCATGCTCGCGGTAGGCGGTGTGTTGCTGTTTCTGGGAGCAGAGGCGGTGTCGGTGGCGCTGCCATTGGTGGGTGCGTATATCAATGCCAAGTTAATGGCATACATTGATCGGCAGGGGCATTGGTAACGTGACCTGCCAGCTTGTGGCGAAGCGATGAACGGCCGCAAGCACCAGGCTCTGAGCGAGCTTGCTTGTGGAGCAAATAAGTTAAGAGGATCAACACGTGGTTTGATCCACAATGAAAGGAACAGGGAATGATTAAAAAGACCGTGAGTGTATGCCTACTTTCAGCGGGATTCCTATTTGGTGTGGTCAGATTGCTGGTCGGCGCTGCGATGCTGGCGCAGCTGGGTGGATTGCTGGCTGAGCCTGCGCTGGCCGAAGGTATTGGCAACGTCAGTCAGTTCATGGCTGAGCGGGCAGACATCCAGCTATTGCCACTGCCGGTGCCGGTATTTTTTGCCAACATTGCACTGATGGGGTGCTTGTTGATTGCGGGCACAGCCGGGGTGTTTTTCCGCAAATCTTGGGGGTTCTATTGCTTGTATGGCTACCTGATGCTGCACGGCGCCTTGTTTGTCATATATCTGGAGGTAAACCCCAAATTGATTTTATGGGTATTCCAGTGCATCGCGGTGGTATGGTTGGCGAACGTCCGTCCACCCATACGCCCTCAGCAGGTTTAGGTATGAAATTGAACGCGATTCATCATGTCGCCATTATTTGCTCGGATTATGCGCGCTCAAAGTATTTCTATACAGCGTTGTTGGGTTTGCACATAGTGGCTGAAAATTATCGGCCCAACCGGCAATCCTACAAATTGGATCTCGCGCTGCCCGATGGCGTTCAGATCGAACTTTTTTCCTTTCCCAACCCGCCGGCGAGAGTGAGTCGGCCAGAGGCGCGGGGATTGCGGCATCTGGCCTTCAGTGTTGCATCACTTGCTGACGCTGTTGCGCATTTGGAAGCGGCGGGGGTAACAGTTGAACCCATTCGGGTGGATGAATTCACCGGCAAGCGCTTTACGTTTTTTCAGGACCCGGATGGCTTGCCGTTGGAACTCTATGAACAGTAGGCGTCATTGCCAGCCCCAGGGTGCCGCCGGCGCGCGAACCGGTTGGGTTAAATCGAAATCCACCCGGAATTCGCGCGCTTCGCGCACCATGCGGTAGGTGAAGGTGGTCGGGTAAAGGTAAAACTGCCAGGTGTTGCCCATGGATTGCGGAATGGCCTCGCGCACGAACAGCGCTTTGGTGAAATCATCTGCCGGGAACGACTGCACCTGTGGCCAGCCGGCCTCGAGGGTGTGGCCGCCGTACTGGGTGAGCGTGTCTTCACTGCCGTCTTTGTGCCGGTGATCGTGTTTCAGTTGCAGGCTATTGGCCGTGCGCGTGAGCACCCAGGTGCGCGATGCGTCGCCGCCTACGTGAAAAGGGATAAGAATCTGATCATCACTGCACTGGCGCACATGCATCACCAAGGGCTTATTGCTGAAGGCATCGCTGGGTGCGTTATCGACGACGATTTTGCCCGCAAAGGCTTTACCGCACAGGGTTTTCAGGTTCTGAAAAAATGTATCCTGTGGTGTGTTTGCGGCGAGCGCTGGCAATGACATTGAAAGCAGGCAGATTGCGAGCAGGTTGTGCAGACGCTTGATCATAGATTCATTTCCTTGGGTAAAAGTTCAGTCACGCTGATTCGGGAAAAACACAGACCGCAGCCAATTCCACCAGCCGTTGTCGCCCATGACGTATTTATCGAGCTGATCCTGATTCCGGTAGTAGTGCTCCGGGTTCCGGAACAATGAGGCGCGTGTGAGCATTTTGCGGTTGGGGTTGAGTGATTTGACTACCTTGGCAGGGTTGCCGGCCACGACCACATTGGCGGGCACGTCCTTGGCAACCACACTGCCGGCACCCACCACGCTGTTGTCGCCAATGGTTACACCTTTACAGACGATGGCGCTGTCACCGATCCAGACGTTGTTGCCAAGCGTGACCGGTTTGGAGCAGCGGAACGGTCGGGTGCGGTTATACAGGCCGTGCCAATCGGAGTCTGAGATGTAAACATTGGCAGCCAGCATGCTGTTGTCGCCGATGCGAATACCCACGTTGGAAGCGATGCGCGCACCGGGCGAGATCAATACGTTGTCGCCAACGTGAATTTCACCCTGACTTTGTTTGCCTGACCAGCAAGTGAACTGCACCGGATTATTGCGCGCGGAAATGATGTGCACACAGCGGCCCAGATGAATACGGCTGCCAAACACACTCACACTCCAGGGCGAAACGACCTGCAAGCCCCGGCCACAAGTATCAAATTGGGGTTTGAGAAAATGGCGGGTGTAAAACCGGACAATCCGGTTACTCAGCCACTTCAATGCATAGGGTCGATTGTTTTTGCGCATGTTGATGAAGTTCTGGCTTGGCAGCCCTGTGGTTCCTGTATTAATGGCTCAGGATACCACTTTATTGTGCAACGACGGGCGCTGGATGTTATTGCTGTTGCCGCCTGAGTGAGTGGTTCGGAAGTAAGCCGGCCCTTGCTACGGCCGGCTTTTGTTTCGGTCAGGTGTCAGTTTGCGGTAGTTTCTGTGTCTGGCTTGTCAGAACCAAAGTTGGGCCCGCCATATTGTTCAAACCACCACAAAATATACGCCACCTTGTTCATCAGGTTGGATGGCCGGGCAGCGATGCTGTGGCCGGCTTCGGGAATGCGCACCATGGCGGTGTCGACGCCGGCGAGTTTAAGTGCCTGATAATACTGCTCGGTTTCCGACATGGGCGTGCGGTAGTCAGCTTCGCCGGTGAGCAACATGGTGGGGGTTTTTACTTTGCCCACATGGCTGATGGGTGAGCGCGCCATATAATGCGCGATATCTTCCCAGGGTTTTTTCGCGAACCAGTAGCGGGTGAAGTAGGGATAGAAGTCGGCGGTGAGCGTGAAACTGAACCAGTTGATCACGGGCTTGGCCGCCACCGCGGCAGCAAAGCGATCGGTGTGGCCAACGATCCAGGCGGTGAGGACGCCGCCGCCGCTGCCACCGGTGACGAACAATTTTTTCTCGTCGATAAAACCGCGCGCAATCACTGCGTCCACACCGTCCATCAGATCATCGTAATCGTGCGACGGGTAATTGTGGTGAATCTGGTTTACAAACTCAGGTCCATAGGAATCGCTCCCGCGGGGGTTCAGGTACACCACCACATAGCCGGCCGCTGCAAATAATTGCATTTCGGCGGCGAAACGCGGGCCATAGTTGGCTACGGGGCCGCCGTGAATTTCCAGCATGAGCGGGTATTTTTTACTGGCATCAAATGTCGGTGGGTAGACAATCCAGCCCTGAATCGGCAAGCCGTCAACGCTGGATTTTACGGTAAAGCTCTCGGCCTTGCCGGTGCTGACCCGGGCGAGAAAATCGTCGTTGAGCTGCGTTAACAGCCGTTGTTTTTTACCCTCGAGCAGTGCCAGCTCAGCCGGTCGCTGGCTGTCGCTATGACTGAAGGCCACAAGGTCATCGCGCACGCTGAAGTGGCCGCTGGCATAGGGGCGGCCGAGGCTGGTGCCGCCCAGTTCGCGGGTAAGCTGAGTGCGCTTGCCTTTCAGCGGTTGCCAGGCAATGACCGACTCGCCCTGATCGTCGTAACTGATATACAGCCCCTTGCCGTCGTCGCGCCAGTGGTAGTCGCCAATATCGCGTTCCAGATCGGCGGTCAGTGTGGTGACTGTGCCGGACGCCAGGTCCTTGATGGTCAAACGGGTCACTTCATAGAGTCTTTTCTGGTCATCAAAACCCAGATAGGCAATGCGTTTGCCATCGGGTGACAGACGCGGGTGTTGGTCTGGCCCTTGGCGATTGGTGATCGCCTGGCTTTCACCTGTGGCGAGATCGAGGCGGTACACCTCGCTGTTCAGCACATCGGTTTCCGGTGCGGGCGTGGCGGAAAAATAGAGTGTTTTTCCATCGGGGCTCACACTCAGTGGGCCATTGTGGTCCAGCTTGGCGTGGGTCAGTTGACGCGCGCGGCCGCCATTGGCATCCATCACAAAGATCTGGTCATAACCGGGGCTCAGAAAACCGGCGCCATCGGCGCGGTAGTAAGTCTGGTCCACCAGCACCGGCGGCTTGGCCCAGTCGGCTTTTTCCGGCTTGCCGGGCAAACTGACAGCAGGTTTGGCAGGCACTTTCACGAACTGGGTGAAAAACAGTTGGCTGCCATCGGGCGACCAGGTGAGGTTGCCGGCGCCCTGATCGAGTTGGGACAGGCGCGCGGTCTGGCCGCTATCGAGCCAGCGCACATAGATCTGGCTGCCGTCTTTGCCGCTTGCGATGTAGGCGAGCCGGTCGCCATTGGGTGAGAGGACCGGCGAGCGGTCGTTGCCAAGGCCTGTGGTCAGCGGCGCTATCTCGCCACTGCGCGTATCCGCCGCCCACAGGTTGCTGCGTTGGCGGTCGGCGTTGATGTCCATGTAGTTGCGTACAAAGTAGACGGTTTTGCCGTCTTTGCTGATCTGGGTCTGGCTGACGTATTCCAGGTCAAACACATCATCCAGCGCCATAGGCGCAGCGTGAGAACTGGCAACCATCATCAATTGGCTGGTAAACAGGCCGGCGGCCAGCAGGCGTGGCAGTGAAAGCATAGGGGGCTCCCGCGCAGGTTTATTGTTAAGGTTTGGTTAAAGCGTACCAGTTAACAGGACGAAGTGCTGACGACAGGGCCCAAGTTTTCGGAAAGAGGAGGAATGGGGTCTGCATTCATCCAACCCCCGACCAGCGGGTTCTACCGCCCGCCACGCCTGTCTTTTGCGGTATCCTTGCGCCTTTGCCCAATTACCAGCGAGCGCGTTTCATGGAGTTAGCACAGGCCCCCGGTTTCGATATCAACACTGTCAAAGGTTTTCTGGCCGACGATGAAGGCGAAGGCCTGTATCAGTTGGCGCTGACGGCGAGCCAGATGGGGCCCTGTTTAGAGGTGGGCAGCTATTGCGGCAAGTCCACCGTGTATCTGGGTGCAGCCTGTCAGCACAATGGCCAGACCTTATTTGCGGTGGATCATCATCGGGGCTCGGAAGAGCATCAGCTGGGCGAGGAATATCACGACCCGGATTTGTACGATGCCAAGGTGGAAAAAATGGACTCCTTCCGCGTGTTCCGCGACACCCTCAATCGCGCGCAGTTGGAAGATACCGTGGTGCCCCTGGTGGCGGCATCACCGGTGGCGGGCCGGCATTGGGCCACACCGCTGGCGCTGGTGTTTATCGATGGCGGCCACGCTTATGAAACCGCGCTTGATGATTACCGCACCTGGGCCGGCCACGTGATCAAAGGTGGTTTGCTGCTGATTCACGATATCTTTCCCAACCCCGCCGATGGCGGTCAGGCACCCTACGATATTTACAAGCTGGCGTTGGCGTCAGGACTGTTTGAAGCCCTGCCGATGATCAACACGCTCGGTGTTTTGCGCAGGCTCTGATCCGATTTGATTTCCCGCCACGGCCGGCGGCAACAGCACCGATTCGGTAAACAATCTGGCGGCGCCCGTGTGGCCGGTCAGGGCATCGGCCGCCAATAAAATTGCACCGCTGGTCCAGGTGGTTTTTTCTTCCGGCCATACGCATTGCTCGCGGAACTGCCAGCCCATCCAATAGCCGCCATCGGCCGGGTCGAGGAACTGGTGCAGCCAGCTGTAGACATTGACCGCGCGCGCGTGATCATCGATGGCCAGCAGCGCCATGGTCAGTTCGCAACTTTCGGCAATGGTGACCCAGGGTTCGTCGCTCACGCAGCGGCAGCCCAATTCTTTTTCCACGAACGTGTGCCAGCGCGCGTCGATGCGCTCGCGCGCTTCTTCGCCCTGATAAACCCCGGTGAGTACAGGGTAAAACCAATCCATGGAATAGCGTGATTTGGACTCCCAGGTGCGGTCGAATCGCTCGGGTTTATTGCGCAGGGCATCCACCACTTTGTTGCGCGCGCGACGCCAGTGGGCACAGGTTTCGCCCAGGGTGGCGGCAATGTTCACCGCGCATTCCAGGCTTTTGGCAATGGAGCTGTTGGCGGTGATCAGCGCATCGCCCAGGCCCTTGCCCTGCTCGTTTACCGCCCAGTCAATTTCGCCGTGACTGCTTTGAAAGCGCAACACAAAATCCACGGCGCTTTGCACCATGGCAAAATGTTTTTTCAGAAACGGCTTGTCACCGGTGACCAAAAAATGGTGCCAGATACCGGTGGCCACATAGGCGACAAAATTGGTTTCGCGTTTTTCCCGGCACAGGGGTTGGCTGTTGGCATCGTAGTGATTCCACCAGCTGCCGTCGGGCAGTTGATGGTGCGCAAGCCAGTCGTAGGCTTTTTCGGCGGCCTGAGTTTCGCCGGCGATGGAAAGCCCCATGGCCGCTTCCACGTGGTCCCAGGGGTCGGCTTTGTCGCCGCGGTACCAGGGAATCAGGCCGTCATCGAATTGTTGCGCCAGAATGTAGCGCACGGTGGGTTCCAGCAATGTGCGCGGGAAGCGACCTTTTTGTAACAGCAGTGAGGTCACGGTTTTCTCCCGGCGTGATAATAAAACACAACGCTTTTGCCCATAATCGGGTTCAGCAGTTTTTCCAACGTTTGGGTAATCCAGGGTTTCTGCATCAGGTCCCACACCAGTAACTTGTGGTACAGCCGGATCAGGCGCGACTGTTCCTGTGTGTCCCACAGCATGCACTTGAGCCACCAGTAAGGTGAGTGCAGGGCGTGCGCCCAATGTTTTTTGTAGCGCGAAAAGCCCTGTTGCTGGATTTCTTTATCGAGCGAGCCGGCGTTGAAAATACGTACGTGGCCGCCTTCCACTTGGTGGTACTCGCTGGAAAAATGCCAGCAGATTTTTTCCGGCCAGGCGCGCGGCACGCTGATGGCAAGGGTGCCGCCCGGTTTCAGTACGCGCTGGATTTCCTTCAGTGCGCCCTGATAGTCGGGCAGGTGTTCCAGCACTTCCGAACAGATGATTTTGTCGAAACTGTGATCGGCAAAGGGCAACTGCAGCGCGTTGGCGCACTGGAGATGAAAGCTGCGCTTGCCGTCGTTTACTGCAAAGGGTTGTTGACGTTCGCGCGTGGTGGCTAGGTCCTTGAGCGACAGGTCCACGCCGAATACATCCACTTCGCCGGCAATGTAGGCATTGATGGCATGGCGGCCTTCACCGCAACCCAGGTCGAGCAGTTTGTCGCCGGGCGTTAAAGGGAAGTGTCTGAAATCAACCGTGAGCACGCTGGGCCTCCGGCGCAGGTGCGACCACGTTGTTGCGATAGTAATGGGTCAGTTGCTCGGCCACTTTCTGCCAACTGAAGGTGCTTTCAATGCGCGCGCGGGCTTTCTCTGCCAGCATCTGACGCCAGGCGGGCTTATCGATCAATTGGGAAATCGCTTGTGCCAAGGCGTTGGCATCGCCGGCGGGCACCGACAGTGCGGCGTCGCCCACCACTTCGGGAATGGCGCCGCCATCGGTGGCCACCAGCGGTAAACCGCAGGCCATGGCTTCGCCGGCGGGTAACCCGAAACCTTCATACAGTGACGGCACAACAGCGATTTCGGCGGCGTTGTAGCGCGCCACTAACGCTTCGGTGCTGATACCGGACACAAATTCCACCGCATCGGTAAGCGACAGGGCTTTCAGTCGCTGTTCGGTTTCGCCGCCGGCGTGCAATTTGCCAATGACCGTGAGCGATATGTCCGGGTAGTGCGGCCGCAATTGGTGCATGGCTTCCAGTAAATAGCGCAGGCCTTTGAGTGGCTGATCGGCCGAGGCAGTGGTAATCAGGCTGAAAGGTTTTTTTATTGCCTGTGGATCGGGCTTGAACACGTGCGTGTCGATGCCATTGTGAATCAGGTCGATGCGATCGGAGGCGCGGTCAAAACACTGGGCAATATCCGCGCGGGATTGCTCCGATACGGTCACCACGTGATCCAGTTGTTGCACCACTTTTTTCTGCATTTTCAGAAAGGAGTGCCAGCGTTTGATCAGCAGGCGCATGCCCCAGTTGTCTTCGGCGGCCAGCTTCAATTCCAGATCGCGGGTGATGGGATGGTGCACCGTGGCCACCACCGGCAGGCCGCGATTCTGAATATCGAGCAGGCCCCAGGCCAGGCATTGATTGTCGTGCACCAGGTCATACTGGTGGCCGTGGCGCTTCAGGTATTTGGCCACCCGGCGGCCAAACGTATAGGGCTCGGCAAAGCCGCCGGTGATTTTTGACCACCATTCAAAGGTGTCGGTATAGCTTTTCAGGTGGCTGAGTTTCAGTGCCTTGAAAGGTTCTTCTACCGAAAATAAGTCCAGACTGGGCATTTTGATCAGCCGCACACCGTCCACCAGTTCGGGGTAAGGTGGGCCGGAAATCACATCCACCTGATGCCCATAAGCCAGCAATGCTTTGCTCAGGTAATGCAGGTAAATGCCCTGGCCGCCCACAAACGGATGGCTGCGGTAGCCCAGCAGGCAAATGCGCAAAGCAGGTTTGCCGTCGGCGGCGAGCGGGCGGGCGTGTTGGTCCAGGACCTGAGTCAGTGCATTCATGAAAGGGGGTGGCCCTGGTCACAATCAATCGTTTGAATGACTGATTATAGAGAGAGGGTCAAATGCCGCCAACCTCGCATGTCGACTTGGGGGTCAGTTACGCGCGTTCAGGGGCTGGCAAAAAAGGCCGGCAG
This region of Simiduia agarivorans SA1 = DSM 21679 genomic DNA includes:
- a CDS encoding OsmC family protein; translated protein: MNAQEPFSISLKLLDGYRFEVDFGDAGTLLTDEPEPLGANSGPNPARLLAAAAANCLAASLTFAIRKFKEDPGQVSATVEGYLARQDGRWRVDHLDVNLQLGVDAGDIPHLERALSQFENFCVVTQSVRQGFAVNVSVFDANGVAVHTG
- a CDS encoding UbiH/UbiF/VisC/COQ6 family ubiquinone biosynthesis hydroxylase, with the protein product MTETNRRNADIAVVGAGLVGALFALLHARRHPQQQVLLLEAGADTAHFDAGGFDPRVVALTQASVNLLDEAGIWQKVLTARACAYTAMDVWDAEGTGDIQFFADDVHQPQLGFIVENSLLLSHLHQAISYTPNIQLQLNARVKQLLLPAADANGDATLLLASGETLRVQLIVAADGARSSLRELAGLATREWDYGHDAIVTTIRTQKPHDFVARQRFMRSGPLAFLPLQASAQAAAQEFHCSIVWSAETPLAKQLMQLGDDEFCDSLTRASEACLGQVVHADKRFAIPLRQRHAVDYIRPGFALIGDAAHTIHPLAGQGVNLGIKDVAALLTELDRASARGLALGHGATLRRYQRARKADNLATMAAMEGFKQLFGADHHLLRWLRNEGLKLANRSGLVKREMIKQAMGL
- a CDS encoding VOC family protein; this translates as MKLNAIHHVAIICSDYARSKYFYTALLGLHIVAENYRPNRQSYKLDLALPDGVQIELFSFPNPPARVSRPEARGLRHLAFSVASLADAVAHLEAAGVTVEPIRVDEFTGKRFTFFQDPDGLPLELYEQ
- a CDS encoding GNAT family N-acetyltransferase, with the translated sequence MSLDIQLVDYHNAQQAADLVALLNAYARDPMGGGEALSDYTQQHLIEQLRATPNALSLIAYLDNEAVGLLNAFQSLSTFAAKPLFNIHDLAVTPSARGQGVASALMGKLENIARARGACKITLEVLSGNLTAKALYERQGFKSYQLDPAMGQAEFLQKYL
- the ubiH gene encoding 2-octaprenyl-6-methoxyphenyl hydroxylase; the protein is MTQASEISVSATDIAIIGGGMVGVTAALLLAHALPGKRIRLLERFALNNQTPYQPSFDQRATAIAAGSFEALAALDLLAELKPLSGKITQVQVSDRGHWGHASIDAAEHNLDALGWVVPNAALGQCLLQRLAQTPAIECLAPVDVEHLRAGADGFTVATSRGSFHAGLVILADGAEHSALKQSLGLATTHTRYQQQAVIANVQTELPHQGRAFERFTDWGPMALLPLAGSHEAALVWTLNDAQADIATADDNEFLARLQSRFGDRLGRFVRVGKRDSYPLALVQAREQVRSHLVLLGNAAHFLHPVAGQGFNLSVRDIHCLAQVLAESNEPLGSLAQLEHYLALRQKDQWLTTEYSHQLVQWFSSSDWLNVLPRQLGLMLIQALPALKHGIAQQSLGRSLINRPTGPVGERAL
- a CDS encoding helix-turn-helix transcriptional regulator, encoding MIVKKLREQRSWSQEQLAQMAGVSLRTIQRVEAGNKASLETLKSLAAVFEVEITKLTEEIIVIDKDSTTWQAEPWYIRFFLYGICRRSHMLAIEVIALVAGIVLLFLGAEPLSVALPLLAAYSNAKLLAYIDQRAHW
- a CDS encoding PliI family lysozyme inhibitor of I-type lysozyme; amino-acid sequence: MMKYAQAVLVTFMLGACTANVDLDCDAAETLSREWGEGLTAVVAEGEGEPRSVGSYSVRVYEARNGENDRDFFVTGLIFARDGFLVDLDLVDIDGDQNPDLIVSFESAGSGSYLTAHAWRLLDNKLSSVAMVEGLAPGTDVTQALIAQVASLNALEPE
- a CDS encoding acyltransferase, which translates into the protein MRKNNRPYALKWLSNRIVRFYTRHFLKPQFDTCGRGLQVVSPWSVSVFGSRIHLGRCVHIISARNNPVQFTCWSGKQSQGEIHVGDNVLISPGARIASNVGIRIGDNSMLAANVYISDSDWHGLYNRTRPFRCSKPVTLGNNVWIGDSAIVCKGVTIGDNSVVGAGSVVAKDVPANVVVAGNPAKVVKSLNPNRKMLTRASLFRNPEHYYRNQDQLDKYVMGDNGWWNWLRSVFFPNQRD
- a CDS encoding superinfection immunity protein, translating into MDFITTLTADAGPLGWAVLIPGVVLLWFLPALLALAFNPSQARLIALACVPAGLSFVAWGALFVWAITGRVADRFLQRTTR